A genomic segment from Geitlerinema sp. PCC 7407 encodes:
- a CDS encoding tetratricopeptide repeat protein: MSRLSILGAVVGALVTAMAIPASVHAAAVSVIGAETGGATSQPSPGEFFVRGMYLAQEGKTEAAIADWSEAIRLAPEFTEAYYNRGLAYAQLGRYDRAEQDFSRALLLNPRLGDAYDNRGVVRAARGDAPGAIADFTTALRLDPQDASSYYNRGNVYDEMERYQRAIADYDEAIRLSPAYTSAYNSRGRVRLALENFAGAIEDFSQAIEIDPENAIAYYSRGVVHGLMENRPSAIADLEKAADLFQRQQQPENYQRALDKLQELQAS, from the coding sequence ATGTCTCGCTTGAGCATTTTGGGTGCCGTGGTTGGAGCGCTGGTAACGGCTATGGCAATACCGGCGAGTGTTCATGCGGCGGCGGTATCGGTGATTGGTGCAGAGACTGGGGGCGCGACGTCGCAGCCGAGCCCGGGGGAGTTTTTTGTTCGGGGGATGTATCTGGCCCAGGAGGGAAAGACGGAGGCGGCGATCGCGGATTGGTCGGAGGCGATTCGTCTGGCGCCGGAGTTCACAGAGGCCTATTACAACCGGGGCTTGGCCTATGCGCAGTTGGGCCGCTATGACCGTGCGGAGCAGGATTTTTCGCGGGCACTGCTGTTGAATCCCAGGTTGGGAGATGCCTACGACAATCGTGGCGTGGTGCGGGCGGCGCGCGGCGACGCTCCGGGGGCGATCGCTGACTTCACAACGGCGCTGCGCCTCGATCCACAGGATGCCTCAAGCTACTACAACCGGGGCAATGTCTACGACGAGATGGAGCGCTATCAGCGGGCGATCGCGGACTATGACGAGGCCATTCGCCTGAGTCCGGCCTACACGTCGGCCTACAACAGTCGCGGTCGGGTGCGGCTGGCCCTGGAAAATTTCGCAGGGGCGATCGAGGATTTTTCCCAGGCGATCGAGATTGATCCAGAAAACGCGATCGCGTACTACAGCCGAGGCGTGGTCCATGGGCTGATGGAGAATCGCCCCAGCGCGATCGCAGATTTGGAAAAAGCCGCTGATCTGTTTCAGCGTCAGCAGCAGCCCGAGAATTATCAGCGTGCCCTCGACAAGCTGCAGGAGTTGCAGGCGTCTTAG
- the dacB gene encoding D-alanyl-D-alanine carboxypeptidase/D-alanyl-D-alanine-endopeptidase, protein MSMKRWGLGWRIAIAIGLLVGVAEPAAAGLCSAQLEAAIDAVIDVPPNRDRWGVLVRSLPPEGDRPVTLYAREADRFFIPASNAKLLVTAAALRRLGPQFQIETTVYQEMATPDAVRLRVVGRGDPSVTDAELATLAAQLKAQGIQIIDQLWLDDQFWRGESVPATWEWEDVQAGYGAPATPLMVNQNALGLTLVPQAVGQPLKVLWDSPQDALAWQVENRSQTVAATEPEWVSVGRDFDRPVVRVAGQLQVGAPSEPVAVAVTRPTENFLRRFRQSLTNQGIEVRQAAIAPQPRTDSERAIARLQSPPLVALLQEANRFSDNLYAEALLRTLGAVTDAEAETSTLEAGLEVLESTLSELGVDPESYALVDGSGLSRQNLVSPAALVDVLTALARSPEADLYRETLAIAGQEGTLRQRFSPDLQGQVQAKTGTLTGVSALSGYLLRADETLVFSILVNQSDQRHADLTAQIDQIVRLLSQRQAC, encoded by the coding sequence ATGTCTATGAAGCGATGGGGACTGGGGTGGCGGATAGCGATCGCCATCGGTTTGCTGGTGGGCGTGGCGGAGCCAGCGGCGGCGGGCCTGTGTTCTGCTCAGCTAGAGGCTGCCATTGACGCAGTCATTGATGTGCCGCCCAACCGCGATCGCTGGGGCGTGCTGGTGCGATCGCTGCCTCCAGAAGGCGATCGCCCCGTCACCCTCTATGCCCGCGAAGCCGATCGCTTCTTCATCCCCGCCTCCAATGCCAAACTGCTGGTCACAGCCGCCGCCCTGCGCCGCTTGGGACCGCAGTTTCAGATCGAGACCACCGTCTATCAAGAGATGGCGACGCCCGACGCAGTCCGCCTGCGCGTGGTGGGGCGGGGAGACCCCAGCGTGACCGACGCCGAGCTGGCAACATTGGCAGCCCAGCTCAAGGCCCAGGGCATCCAAATCATTGACCAGCTCTGGCTCGATGACCAGTTTTGGCGGGGCGAAAGCGTGCCGGCCACCTGGGAGTGGGAAGACGTCCAGGCGGGCTATGGAGCACCCGCAACGCCCCTGATGGTGAATCAGAACGCCCTGGGCCTGACCCTGGTGCCCCAGGCCGTTGGCCAGCCCCTCAAGGTCCTGTGGGACTCTCCCCAGGATGCTCTGGCTTGGCAAGTCGAAAATCGCTCTCAGACCGTAGCCGCTACCGAACCGGAGTGGGTGTCGGTGGGGCGAGACTTTGACCGCCCGGTGGTGCGGGTGGCGGGCCAGCTGCAAGTGGGCGCCCCCTCGGAGCCGGTGGCGGTGGCGGTCACGCGCCCGACCGAAAACTTTTTGCGGCGCTTTCGCCAGAGTTTGACGAATCAAGGCATTGAAGTCCGACAGGCGGCGATCGCCCCTCAGCCACGGACCGACAGCGAACGCGCGATCGCCCGCCTCCAGTCACCGCCTCTAGTCGCCCTGCTCCAGGAAGCCAACCGCTTTAGCGATAATCTCTACGCCGAAGCCCTGCTGCGCACCCTAGGCGCCGTGACAGATGCTGAGGCCGAAACCAGTACCCTAGAAGCGGGCCTAGAGGTTCTAGAGTCCACGCTCAGCGAGCTGGGGGTCGATCCCGAAAGCTACGCCCTCGTCGACGGCTCAGGCCTGTCTCGCCAAAACTTGGTCAGTCCAGCGGCCCTCGTGGACGTGTTGACCGCCCTGGCGCGATCGCCCGAAGCCGACCTCTATCGAGAAACCTTGGCGATCGCCGGTCAAGAAGGCACCCTCCGCCAGCGCTTCAGCCCCGATCTCCAGGGCCAGGTCCAAGCCAAAACCGGCACCCTAACCGGTGTTTCAGCGCTGTCGGGCTACTTGCTGCGGGCCGATGAGACCCTGGTTTTCAGCATCTTGGTCAATCAGTCTGATCAGCGTCACGCCGACCTCACGGCTCAAATCGATCAAATCGTGCGTCTCTTGAGTCAGCGGCAAGCCTGCTAA
- a CDS encoding tetratricopeptide repeat protein: MDQSEHSQTWYSHGQVLSGLGRYEGAIAKYDKVLAVQPGDYEAWTHRGYALEKLGRYSEAIASFNEAIRAQPKFVLAWHGKGIVLAKMNEYEDAIKSFEWALRFQPQDAKIWYNHGKALSHLCNYPDAIESFDKTLELRPENYKAWYHRGIALTNLNRYDEAIASFDTALVINPNCYYAWNYRSLVLAKLDRYQEAFDGFTRSLKIKDRNPNAWYGRACCCASLGRTDEAIDYLYRSLVLSPNLHRVMAQTDPSFNGLRHDARFVALLQEQPF, translated from the coding sequence ATGGATCAAAGTGAACATTCCCAAACGTGGTACAGCCATGGTCAGGTACTGAGCGGATTGGGCCGCTATGAGGGGGCGATCGCTAAGTACGACAAAGTCCTGGCGGTCCAGCCTGGTGATTATGAAGCCTGGACCCACCGGGGATACGCCCTCGAAAAGCTGGGTCGCTACTCAGAAGCGATCGCCAGCTTCAATGAAGCCATTCGCGCTCAGCCCAAGTTTGTTCTGGCCTGGCACGGCAAGGGCATTGTCTTGGCCAAAATGAATGAATACGAGGACGCCATCAAAAGCTTTGAGTGGGCCTTGAGGTTCCAGCCTCAGGACGCCAAGATTTGGTACAACCACGGCAAAGCGCTGTCCCACCTGTGCAACTATCCGGACGCGATCGAGAGCTTTGACAAGACCCTGGAGCTGAGGCCTGAAAACTACAAGGCTTGGTATCACCGGGGCATTGCCTTAACCAACCTCAACCGCTACGACGAGGCGATCGCCAGCTTTGACACCGCTCTGGTCATTAACCCCAACTGCTACTACGCCTGGAACTATCGCAGCTTGGTCCTCGCCAAACTCGATCGCTACCAGGAAGCCTTTGACGGCTTTACCCGCTCGCTCAAGATCAAAGACCGCAATCCCAACGCCTGGTATGGGCGGGCCTGCTGTTGTGCCTCCCTGGGCCGCACCGACGAAGCCATCGACTATCTCTATCGCTCCTTGGTGCTCAGCCCCAACCTGCACCGCGTGATGGCCCAAACAGACCCCAGCTTCAATGGGCTGCGCCATGATGCGCGATTTGTGGCGCTGCTGCAAGAGCAGCCCTTCTAG